In Podarcis raffonei isolate rPodRaf1 chromosome 8, rPodRaf1.pri, whole genome shotgun sequence, the genomic window CTGAGGTCAGGCTAATAGCTGACAAACCAGCCTAATTTGGGTGCAATCACTCCTAGCTGCAGAAGCCACCTGGCTGGAATCCAGGAATGCTCTCGGACTGCAAACCTGTTCCTTCAAGGGACAGTGCAAGCTGTCTACCTTATTTTTGGACCCGTGAATCACCCACTGTTTAGTCTCAGTATATCTAGCTTATCACTTCAGCCAGGCACCAGTCCAACCCCACAGCTTTTGCTGATTTagatggaaggagggagaggaagagagcagTGTGATATTAACATATAAATGTTGAATTAGCATATGAGACACAATGGACCCTGTGGGACCCCACAGCTCAGAACTCATGGGGCTGAGCAACATTCCTCTAGTGTTACCTTCTGGTAATGACCCTGCAGGCAGAAGCAGATTTGCTGCAATACAGTGCCTCTAGCTCCCAACCCCctgatttgtttcaaaatgagACTATGGTCAGTGATGGCAAAAGCCATTGAAAGATCAAGGGTTGTTCCCACCTCTTGGTCTCTCTCTTCTGATAAAGGCAATCAGTCAGGGCAACTGAGGCTGTTTTGATGCTAAAAATGGGCATGAAATCAGACTCAAATGGATTTAGATCATCTTTGCCCAGATACCAGAAATGAAATACTAGAGACTGGGATGAAGAGGGCATGTAATGGTCTCACTACTACAAGTGTTTTGTTCCTGTCATCAAACTGCAACAACGACAAAAGATCTCGCAGGCTTTGCTCCTTTCTGCACTCAGACAGAAGCCTTCCTACTCTGCAACCTGAGATACTTTAACTGGAAATGATTAAGACTGAATCATGGAACAGTGCTTGCACTATTATTGAATAATGGGCTTAGGTCTGAAAATTTGGCTCATCTGAACTTAAACCCCCGGGGTCTATTGCACTCATGAACCCAGTTTTGGAATAAAAATATTCCCTTCGTGGCCTATATAGTGGCGGGAAATTTATGCAGCCTGGATGGAAAGATGGATGGGATTGTTCAGATGAGGTTTTCCATGGTCATTGGTAGGCCTGCACAGGAAGTGTAGAAAAATTGAGGCAAGGAAGGAGAGCAGAAAACCCAGGGAAGTAGTGGTGGGGCCAAGGAAGAGGGAGTGGGCTTGAGGGTGGAAGGTGGCTAGCTAATGGGGAGGTATTTGGGAGAGGAAAACTGGAGGGGAATCGGAAGAAAGGAAAGGTGGACATGACCAGGAGTTGTGGAATCAAGGAGAGATCAAGATTGTTCCAATCTTTGGCTGCAAGCTGGTACTTTAAATGCAGAACCAACTTTCCCAGCAACCTTATGTCTGTAGGAAGTAACAGTTGCAAGAAAGTCTTAAATAAAATagcttgctttttttctttatacCAGGTGATCAAATCTGTATCCtgggagaaaaaagagagagagtcttACTTTCCTCTGGAGAGTGAAAAAAAGCCAGACATTGTTTCTCCAGCCAATTCTGTGCGGCCAAACAAACAAAGTCTTCCCCTTGCTGGTCTTCCTGCAAACAACCAGATGCCACGGAGAGGCCGTCGGAAGAACAAACAGCCGCGGGAGTCCTTTGCAGAGAAGGATTTGAAACTACTTTTAGAGGAGAAGTCAGCCATGGCCAGGGGAGGTCGCTGTGGGGAGTGTCAGgaaaaggcggcggcggcggcggctgcagctgCGGCCGCTTCCCGAGAGAGATTTGGGGAGACTGAAGAGAGAACGACTTCCTCCCAGGGACAGTGTGGCAAATGTGAGGAAAAGTCCCCGGCTCCCCGGGGGCACTTTGGCAAAGATGAGGAAAAGTCCCCCATCTCCCATGGGCAGTATGGCAAAGGGGAGAAGCCCTCAGTGGCTCAGAGATACAGTGAAGTGTGGAGAGGGCAGCTGAAGACCCACGAGTCCCTGAAAGGCAGACTCTCCAAGGAGTGCGACCGAATATCCCGGCCACACCGTGAGGGTGAGAGGACACTGCCAAGGCATTTCAGTGAGAGCAgcgaagaggagggggaggagcctgTCAGCCCCTGCTCCACTTCCCCACCAGTTCTCACCAAACCCACCTTGAAGCGAAAGGTAtgtctttctccctttctgtctGCTCCACAGCTGCACACAACCCTGAGCTTTCTCCTTGTGTTAGCTTCTGCTTGCCTGTTGAACCTCTCTCATTCCCTGGATAGGTTCCTGAAAAGCTATTGCGTCTGTAGGCTTTATGTGCATGTGTAAGAAGGTGATCATATTCAGGACTGTGtatgcttttaataataataagctcAGAAAAACTTAATTTTGTTATTTAGCTTTTTGCAAATTTACTGTTTTACAAGTAGCAGTTCTGGGAGGGAactttcaaacccccccccccccattttgccaGTTAAGGTAGAGACATGCAGTGCACTGACATCCCACTCACAACCATTGGGACTCTTATCCAGCAggtcttctggcttctgagattttagCAGCCATTGCCTATACTTCCAAACACATGTTAAGTCAGACAGTGCCAGAAActttgctgctttttcttttttctaaacaaATGCAGAGGCTCTCAGGAAGCAAAATCTCAGCCCACTGCTGCACTCCATTTGTTTATTCTGCTCAGCTGTTGCGGCATGCACATACTGCTACTTACATATTTGTGAGATGCATATTCTAAAGAAAGGgtgggaagcctgtggccctccagatgttggtggactccaattcctgtcagccccagccagtacagtcagttatcagggatgatgggagttgtaggcccacaACATCAGGTGGGCCCCAGATTCCCCATCCATTTTTAAAGGTTTATCTTTGTGCCAGGGAAAGGCAGTAGGTTTAGACTTTGAAAGGGGGCCCTAGGGGACCCTAGGATATTGAGGACCTCTCTCTATGGGCAGAGAATGTCTCCAGAGGCCTCTTCGTTGCAGCTACAGTTAGTTCTCTACTATCCGTATTTTGATGGTAGGTGCAGAGGGGGGTCTGGCATGCCCTTGACACCGGAGGGGGTGGAATATGCCAGTCCTGAAACTGGAGTACTGACATGTCCTTCAGtcgcctcccctcctcctgtccTGGCCAATGTGAGCCCAGCTGGTGGCCATAGGAAATGACAGTGGCCCTCCCCGGATGTCTCCTCTCTGCATGCTATAGGGCTTCTCTCTCTTGCCTCACTGAGTTGTGCTGTATGTAACCATCTGTCACTTGGTTGTGGTTGTTTGTGCAGAAGCCCATTCCCCGGAAGAGGCGGGTCCGCAAGCGCAAATATCACAACAGCAGTGTTGTGACAGAAACCATCTCTGAAACGACTGAGGTCCTGGATGAGCCTTTTGAGGACTCTGATTCTGAAAGGCCCATGCCTCAACTGGAGCCCACCTTTGAGATGGAGGACGAGGAGGATGAGGAAGAAAGTGAACTGTTCCCAAGAGGATATCTTCGTCGCCTCTCTCCCCAAGGCTCCCTCAGGCACAGGCCCTCCTCCAAGAGAGGATCTCAGGGTGGAGAGGAGTCCGACGATGCCACTGGTAGGTTTCTCAAGAACAGTTGTCAGTGGGTGCTTCAATGCAGTGTAACTTGCCATAAGAAAGGTCGCTAACTGCTCCCTCCCTGCACTCGGTGCCCATATGAAACATGCAAGATTGCCCAGTCCCAGGAATACGTGAGCTGCGACAACTAGGGAAGAAAAGGTGGGGAGAGCATGGATGTGGGAAAAGACAAAGGACAAGGGCTGCCAGAGCCCTTGGACCAAGGGCAACCtgtgacactcccccccccgcgCGCTCGGGTTCTTGGGTTTCCGCCTCCCGTTATGGCAAGCTAAAACATccagatggccacaggttccctgttcctgccaTGGATGGCAATGAAACTTCTATTGAAAGAGATGAGGGCCAAGGCCGAGCTCCAGGGCCAGCTGGTGACATACAACCCGCTTAAGGAACTGGGATGAACTCCATGGCTTACtggtaggggtggggtgggggaattcaacaacaacaagaagcaatcTTACCAGTGCAGGCATCTGTTGTCCCTCCTTTCACCTGGTGGTAAGAAAGTGGAAGGTAAAGCACCCACTTCCATCAAATAGCCCATTACTTTCAGTGTGGTTCATTTAGTTAGATCAGTCTGTCACTGCAAAGTAGAAGCACAGGCATTTTGAGTCCTCTAGTCAGCAAGTATATGCTGCATGAACCAGAGGCTCTCAGCAACCGGATACCATCTCTGACTGGCCTAGTTTTTGTGCAGGTGCTGCGTATAAAAgctgtttttatgttttgtttatatCCAAGGCATTTTATCAGAATCGTTCTTTATAGCAATCCTTTCCTGTATTTCAGTCAAAAGCTTACTCCTAAAGGGTACACAGAATGGACTGCACAGTGCATAAAGTGCAATGTCCTCTGCATTGGCTTTAGATTCCACAAGAGTAGATTTACAGGAATCTCTTTAAGTACCTTCTTTCTAGATTAGCGGAATACCTTTTCTGGAATCAGCTGTAAAAGCATTCCTCAGAGAACAGAATATAAGATCATAAAACTAAGTTACATAATAGAAAGCAATATCATTGAGGATGTTCTGTGTCTACCTGTGTGTCTGATCGTTTATCTGTTTTAGCTCTGCAACCCTCCACTCATCTGTTACCAAGCCATTATAAGACAGTAGCAGTCCACATTTCTTCATCTAATAGGCTGTTACCTTCAAATTGCATTTGTTCAGTTCCATAAAAACTGGAATTGGTTCATTCTTCACCCCCCTGCCACTCTCCCTTTGTCGTCGATGACATTGTGGGAAAGTTCATGCTAGGCTGTAGCTTCCTAACCCTCTCCAAAGTGCTTTTGCATCTAGTCTTGAATTTAGACTATTAAGCTGCATTTAACCTTTAAGAGGTTAATCAACAGTCACTAAGCCCAGATGGCCCTGTTAAGTGTAGTTTTGTAGTAACCTGTTAGGCAGATGCTTATGCTCTCTGCACGTGAATGAGTCAATTACTGTGAGATACTTGGCTATAATGCTCGATTACCTTTTTTCAAAACTGCAGTACAAAACATTTTAATCTGCTTCCACTGATTCCTCCACCTTCCAGCAGAGCAGCCTTTTTCAGCCTTGGGTTCCTAGGTGTTGTTGGGCTACCGCTTCCCTCATTCCTGGCTGTTGCTTCTGcttgctatggatgatgggagttgtagtccaacaatatctgggcaCCCAAGGTTGAGAGAGGCTAGTATGCCACATGGGAGCAGCTGTTGGCAAGatagatgctgtggattgaattAGGAGGATTGAGGTGTGTGGAAGATCCTACCTTGCAGAGGCTTCCACAATCCACAAGGAAATGATCCTCTTGTGCAAAGCTATGAATTATTCTTTCAGTTCTTCTCCACCCCCCAAATTGGATAGCCATACTTGCCTCCCTGGGCTGCTATAAatagtactacagtggtacctcgcaagacgaatgcctcgcaagacggaaaactcgcaagaagagttttccgtttttcgaggtgcttcgccagacgaatttccctatgggcttgcttcgcaagaagaaagcccatagggaaatctccggggacctcttttaaaatgctggcggtcgggagcaaagactttcgcccaccgcccgccttcagaagaggtcctggacctcttctgaaggccggcgggcggcaaaagtctttgctcccccccgcctgccttcccgggacagcggagacttctccgctgtcccgggcgatcttaaaatgctggcaggcggcagcgaagcgttcgctgccaacccccagcattttaaaagcccccgggacagcggagacttctccgctgtcccgggcgattttaaaatgctggcggtcggcagcgaagccctcctgtccccggagcttgcggggcgggaggtggggagaagggcttttcccaccgccagccttcagaacagccttctgaaggctggcggtgggaagaaaagcccttgtcgtccccccacccccagccttcagaagaggtcgggggacagactgtccccggacctggtctgaaggcggtttccataggaacgtattgattgattttcaatgcattcctatgggaaaccgtgcttcgcaagacaaaaaactcgcaagaagaaaaaactcgcggaacgaattaattttgtcttgcgaggtaccactgtagttaatgcACTGTGAACATTGGAAATGGGCTGTATCAGTGAGGGTTAGACAATTTGAGTCTGAGCTCTAAAGTATGAATAGGCCTTTCTGCAGTGCACACACTGTGTGTCCCTGTGTTGCCCTGTGCCTTTGTGTAGTTTTGCAGCTCGCTTCTAGTCCCAGCCACAGCACAGCTGTGCAAGAGGCCCCCAGGAGTGCAGCCTCAACCTGGCTCCCAGACACCCCTACTGCTGTCCAAGTGCCACAGGCTCCGGCTGCTTCTATCACAGTTGTTATTACACCCCTGTGCCACAGAGCTGGGAAGTCGTACATCTCAAAGCTGGGAAAGGTTGTCAATCTTTGCAAATGACATGGCACAAGCTGCAGTTGGTGGCTGTGAATATGTTCATTTCATTAATTATATATACATGGCTTAATACAACAAAGTCTCCAAGTGGATCACacaaattgtaataataaaatcACAACCCAAATGTCTGTACATGATATTTAAACACCATAACAATCCAGTAAAACATTAAGCAAAACATTAAAGCAGAAATACTGAAATGGTGCCTATAGGCTGCTACAAGTGCTGCAAAGAAAAGACATAGTGACCCACAGCTCTGAAGACTCAAATTGTCTAACCCTCACTGATACAGCCCATTTCCAATGTTCACAGTgcattaactacagtggtacctcgcaagacgaaattaattcgttccgcgagttttttcttcttgcgagtttttgtcttgcgaagcacggtttcccataggaatgcattgaaaatcaatcaatgcgttcctatggaaactgccttcagaccaggtccggggacagtctgtcccccgacctcttctgaaggctgggggggggggggacaagggcttttcttcccaccgccagccttcagaaggctgttctgaaggctggtggtgggaagaaaagcccttctccccacctcccgccccgcattGATTTTATATCTACAAATTCAAGGAGTGGTTTTCTGCCTGTCCTTGTAGTAGCAGGCTCTTCCCATGGAAAGCTGAGCAGCGGAAATAGTTCTTAGATTCCAGCATGTAATATTATTTTAGGAGATAATAGTTGCAGCCAACCAGTGACCATGTGCTCCTTCTCCACCAGTCCGTTGGCTTGCTTCATCTCCCACTTGATTGACACCTCACTGGCCAGCATCTCTTGCTCTGCCCGCTTACCTTGGTTGAGAGCTCTCTGGGCTTGTGCCCTTTCGAGGCTTGAGGTGTAAATGCAATCCCTGggaaggtgggagagagagaaagcagtttCAGGTCAGGAGACCCAGCTGAATCTCCTTCCTCTAACACACCAGCCCCACCCTCTAACAGATGTGCAGTTTGTTCTTTAGGTAGGGCTACAAGGTTTAATTAGTAGACTATAGCAGACTAAATCTTCAGTCAGTCAACTGTGGGGGCAACAATTGAGTGAAaaggcagctttaaatacagtatttatttcaGATAAGGAGTGGTAACTTGCTAAATTGCACATTAACTTGAGCTTGCTGTAACATCTTAGAGAAGCTGCTCTATGGAGCTTTTGGCAGTATGTAATATCAACAGGCAGGTGGTTAATCAACTGCAGATATTTCAGCTGCAAGCCTAGTGAGGAATTGGGACGAGAGGTCCAGCTGCTTAacctttccctcctcctttcccctcctttttagGCTCTCCTACCTTGAAACCAGTCTCGGTGCTGAGAAAATGTGAAGCGAAAGATTCCCCACTCCAGCCAGACACTTCCAcccccatgaagaagaagaagggctgGCCCAAGGGCAAAAGCCGCAAGCCCATCCACTGGAAGAAGAGGCCTGGCCGCAAGCCAGGCTTCAAGCTGAAGAGAGGGAAGGTCTTGGCAGCTGCCACCGAAGAGGCAGCTGACTCCACGGAAGCCACTTTGAAACCAGGTCGCAAACCAAAAGTGCAGGAGAAGGAAGAGCCTGTTGAGCAGAAGGAAGAGCTTCTGCATGTTgtagaggaaaggaaagaagaagaagaagaagaagaagaagaagaagaagaagaagggcctcCAGAAGTTGGGGacctgggagaggaagaggaaggtgcaGCTGCCAGTGAAGCAAGAGGGGCTTCTCCtttaggcagcagcagcagcagcccagcagcAGAAGTCAAGGAACCTGACgtggaggaagaggtggagaagcCCCAGAGCCTCGGAGAGCAGAGGCAGTCGGAAGAAGAGCAGCCGGAGATGGAAGAACCTGAgcgcgaagaggaggaggaggaggaggaggaagtggcagCTGTGGCAAACCAGAATGAAGACCACGATGCGGATGATGAAGAAGACGATGGGCAGGTGGAGCCTGCCAAGAAGAATGAACTGGAAGAGCAGGCAGCAACAGAGGGGCTGAAGGAAGAGCCTGACGCTCAGGAGCCTTTTTTAGAAACAAGCACACAGGACAGCAGAGAAGAGGATGTCAAGAACAAGAGTGAGGGAGAGGCAGATTCTGAGGAAGAGCAAGCCTCCCATGAGACATCGGTGGGATCAGATCCCGTTCCTGGTTCCGAAGATGACCAAGAGGAAGAGCAGCATGCTAAGGAAGGATTAATTGAGCTGAAGGAAGAGGAGCCAATCCCTCACAGTGAACTGGATCTTGAAACCGTCCAAGCAGTGCAATCCTTGacgcaggaggaggagaacaatgaGCACGACGTAGCCTACCAGGATTGCGAGGAGACCCTAGCGGCTTGTCAGAACCTGCAGAGCTACACCCAAGCTGAAGAGGATCCTCAGATGTCTATGGTTGAGGACTGCCAGGCCTCGGAACATAACAGCCCCATCTCCTCTGTCCAGTCTCACCCTAGCCAGTCGGTGCGCTCCGTCAGCAGCCCCAGCGTGCCCAGTGCCCTGGAGAGCGGCTACACCCAGATAAGCCCTGAGCAAGGCTCTCTCTCCGCACCTTCTATGCAGAACATGGAGACCAGCCCCATGATGGATGTGCCTTCTGTATCGGACCATTCTCAGCAGGTGGTGGACAGTGGCTTCAGCGACCTCGGCAGCATCGAGAGCACAACAGAGAACTACGAGAACCCCAGCAGCTACGACTCGACCATGGGTGGCAGCATCTGCGGTAACAACTCGTCTCAGAGCAGCTGTTCCTATGGTGGCCTGTCGTCCTCCAGCAGCCTCACCCAGAACAGTTGCGTCGTCACCCAGCAAATAGCCAGCATGGGCAACAGCTGCAGCATGATGCCTCAGGGCAGCGTCCAGCCCGCCACAAACTGCAATATCAAGTCCCCCCAGAGCTGTGTGGTTGAAAGGCCTCCGAGTAACCAGCAGCCAGCGGCAcagcccccccagccccagcagccccagcagccccagccccctcctccagcgcagcaacagcagccttCCCTGTCCCAGTGTAGCATGAACAATAGCTTCACTCCAGCACCCATGATAATGGAAATCCCGGAATCTGGCAGCACGGGCAACATAAGCATCTACGAGAGGATTCCTGGGGATTTTGGTGCCGGTGGCTACTCCCAGCCATCGGCCACCTTCAGCCTCGCCAAGCTGCAGCAGCTGACCAACACCATAATGGACCCCCATGCCATGCCTTACAGTCATTCCCCCGCTGTGACTTCCTATGCAACCAGCGTGTCTTTGTCCAACACCGGCCTGGCGCAGCTGGCTCCGTCTCATCCGTTGGCCGGGACGCCCCAAGCACAAGCCACCATGACACCCCCTCCCAACTTGGCGTCCACCACCATGAACCTCACCTCGCCCCTCCTCCAGTGCAACATGTCCACCACCAACATTGGCATCCCCCACACCCAAAGGCTGCAGGGGCAGATGCCCGTCAAGGGGCACATCTCCATCCGCTCCAAGTCGGCACCCCTGCCCTCAGCAGCTGCTCACCAGCAGCAGCTCTATGGGCGCAGCCCCCCTGCGGTTGCCATGCAGGCCGGCCCCCGAGCGCTGGCTGTGCAGCGCGGCATGAACATGGGGGTGAACCTGATGCCAACCGCCCCTTACAACGTCAACTCCATGAATATGAATACCCTGAATGCTATGAACAGCTACCGGATGACCCAGCCCATGATGAACAGCAGCTACCATAGCAACCCTGCCTACATGAACCAGACAGCCCAGTATCCTATGCAGATGCAAATGGGAATGATGGGGAGCCAGGCCTATCCCCAGCAGCCTATGCAGCCAAACCCTCACGGGAACATGATGTACACTGGCCCCTCTCATCACAGCTACATGAATGCTGCTGGGGTCCCCAAGCAGTCTCTCAACGGACCCTACATGAGAAGATGAGCAAGATAAACTTGCTGTCTTTAAAGAACTAACTGAAATCTCTCTATAAATAAAGGAACCTTTTATACTGACAAACCAGAGACAATGGACCTTTTTCCAGTTAAATATTGCTGTAGATCTTAGATGGGGTTTTGTTCCctttgggtttattttattttatttttagggggcCTGGTCTTTATTCTTTTCACGTTTTGTGGGGTTCTTTTGGTTTGGGTCTTTGTTTTCCCTTCATGATCCTGAAACACTTCACAGttcaaatccatttttaaaatggggtttggttttacttttatttttttcaggGAGGGAATTGAAAATGTGCACAAAACCGTTCTATAATTTAACAAAGAGTCTTACTTTGCTGACCATCTGGGCAGAGTGTTTAAAACTGTCATATTATCTCATTTTCAGCCGCCATATTCTTTCTCCTCCATTTGTCCCTTGTGCACAGCTCCTAAGATGGCGCCATCTCTAAAGGTCAGATCCTTCCCACCCTCCCCTAGCTTCTCTTTCCTACTTCAGGCCCAACAGCAGGCTTTGAGGTGGTGACTTAAGGATGGGATAATAGAGCCCAAGGCAAACTTTCTGGTCTTCTTCTGCCATCCCTCCAGAAATAGGAACTCTGAATGGTTTATTCTCCTCTGTCCCCACCTTTCTCTCTCTGAactaaaatacagtttaaatgtAACTTCAAAAGTGTGCCCGTTGCCTTCATCCAAGACTTCTTTGCCCAGCAGCAGCATCTTGAGAACAAGCTAAGTGCAGCCGGAAAGCAGGGCGCTTGGGAGTGGAGTTAGGGAGATGGGATGCTCAGTAAGCCCTGCAGCTGGAAATCTGGCATGTGAATCTTGGACACAACTCTGCTTACGGACTGAGATTCCGAAGGTTCTTGCACCCCCTTGAAAGTTGGGGCGCACATTTCAATGGCTGTCAAGAGCCTGTCACCTTCTTCCCTGGCGGGCCTATTGCTGGCACTGCTGCCTCtttgctccccctgccccaaggcGCACCGTAGGGCTCTAGCAGCTTGCAGAGGGTCACTCTTGGGTGTTCCTTCAGCTGTGTGCGCCTGGGGGGCCAGAGGAGGGAATGCGAGGGAGACAGGAGGGCAGGGCGAGTCCGTGCAGTGCAATCCATCCCCTCATCCTGGGAAGAGATGCCAGGCCTGTGGGCACATCATCAACTAACGATAAGGAGGGGGACATGTAGCTTATCCTTCTAATGTAAAGTTCTCTGTATATTCCTGTAGAGCTACAGACGCACTTAGATTGACTTAGAtgtgtaaagaattttttttttcaaagaaacctGAAAGGCAGttgtggagggggggagggggggttcaACTGCACTAAAACGGACTTCCTCTATACTGTTGAGTATAAAAGCAGAATCCCAGGGGCTTCCAGCCCTCATTTTCTCTTAGTTCTTCAGCATGTGTACAAGGCTGTGTAGGATCCTTGTCCCTGTATATATCTATGAATCCAGGCTCACCTCATCTGTGTCGAAAGACGTCTCGGGCTGCCCTCTCCTCTCTTCCCTGGTCATCTGAGCTGGCATTGCTTcctggttgcggggggggggcgttgttggGGTGTCAAAAGCAAAGCTGTTGGCACAAGGGccatgtaattttattattattattattttttgtctgcTGTTAACCTTTTtcggttttgggttttttgtatggtttttaaaaatcaattgggCAGCTCCCTCTTTTCCACAAACCTTTGTGACTGTAGAACTATTGTAGAGAACCCAATGTTCTTttctatattataaaaaaaaatctgacacaGTAATATTGGTACCTGTCATCCCCCCCACTTctgtttaagaaataataatgataataatgataatgataataataataataatgtatttttagCAAAATAAACTTGGTAATCTtctaaaagaaatttaaaaaaaactcaCTGTTAGTGACtttgatgccttttaaaaaaaagagctttttcatttcattccatCTTTAAaattttttatctttgttgtaGAATATTAAAGACTATTTTAAGAAAGATGAAAATTCTCTTTAAAGAGATCTCTAGAGTGTGTAACTAGAGTTCCAGATGCCTCTAAAGCCGCATGTACAAAATGAAGCCGCGTCTATTCCTGTCTGTTTATATTTGCTTTTCCTGTTTTGTAACTTCTTTGTACTTCGTTCTTGGTGACTTGTAAGCTTAAAAAGGGGAAGGGGTGCCTGGATGATAAACCCTTTGTAATTCTCCATGTCATGCGCTCCTGGGCCGGCCggcctcccttcctctccttgtATGTAATatcactttttccctcccccctttctagCAAGTACTTTCAAAAGAACTCTGTACATtttaacataaaaaaataaattatgttgaGCCATTTTGGATGTCTGGTTTTGCACATCAAATTTTTCTTCCTCTGAAACGTTGGAGAGCCAAAGCCAGCAAGGGGGCCGAGGGGTCTGTTGGGatactttgcatgcaggatggatgctgtgtgtgtgtgtgtgtgtgtgtgtgtgtgtgtgtgtgtgtgtgtgtgtgaagtttatCAGTGCAAAAAACTCTAGACATGctatcacacccccccccccaaaatcctcaGCCGGCAACGAACAGCGCCAAAGCTTAATGTTTCTCCTTTCTGACCTGTGAAGAGAGAATGGTtggtaagccactctgggaattgtagttccatgaGTGGGGAGGGGAACAGGGATCTCCTATCCACTCTTGGCACatataacaaactgcagctcccagaattctttgggggaagccatgactttccAAAGTTGGGATCCTAGTAATTTAAATGtactgtgtgaatgtggcctaactgTTCCCCTCAAAGCACCAATTTGGTAGAGTCCTCCACTTATACTAAAGTTCATGCAATAAATTGCAGTGAGCTGCTGAGGCATGTGGGGATGAGGCTTGAGTGAGCCTATGTGTTCATGTCTTGGTTAGCTAATATTGGAGGCGGGGGGTACTTTAGATTGGGCCTCAAAATAGAAGTCTTCCATGGATGGGTTAAGCCCCTGGATTGGTATCTACAAAGTCTAATCAGAAATTTTCGAACTATCCTCTGTGTTAGGAGGCAGCCCGGGGGACGGGACTTGAGCTCTGTCATTGTGAGGTTGCTTGTTCAAGAACTAGTAAAGCCTCCCGAAATGAAAGCTAAGCAACAAgaacagccttccagatgtttgggctaCATCTAGCCAGCACAGCTGTATTATGGCTATGCTTACTGGGACTGCTgaggattgtagtccaaaagacctagagggtaccaggttgggggtGGCTGAACTGGAA contains:
- the KAT6A gene encoding histone acetyltransferase KAT6A isoform X1; the protein is MVKLANPLYTEWILEAIKKVKKQKQRPSEERICNAVSSSHGLDRKTVLEQLELSVKDGTILKVSNKGLNSYKDPDNPGRIALPKPRNHGKLDGKPNVDWNKLIKRAVEGLAESSGSSLKNIERFLKGQKDVSALFASSAPSTFHQQLRLAVKRAIGHGRLLKDGPLYQLNTKAATNADGKESCESLSCLPPVSLLPHEKDKPVAEPIPICSFCLGTKEQNREKKPEELISCADCGNSGHPSCLKFSPELTVRVKALRWQCIECKTCSSCRDQGKNADNMLFCDSCDRGFHMECCDPPLTRMPKGMWICQICRPRKKGRKLLHKKAAQIKRRYANPIGRPKNRLKNQNATSKAPFSKVQTGPGRGRKRKTPLSSQSTCSSKGGYLEQIEDLEFCRDASTTLKFNKKTKGLIDGLTKFFTPSPDGRKARGEVVDYSQQYRIRRKDNRKSSTSDWPTDNQDGWDGKQENEEWLLGGPDVMTEKDMELFRDIQEQALQKVGVTGAPDPQVRCPSVIEFGKYEIHTWYSSPYPQEYSRLPKLYICEFCLKYMKSRTILQQHMKKCGWFHPPANEIYRKSNVSVFEVDGNVSTIYCQNLCLLAKLFLDHKTLYYDVEPFLFYVLTQNDMKGCHLVGYFSKEKHCQQKYNVSCIMILPQYQRKGYGRFLIDFSYLLSKREGQAGSPEKPLSDLGRLSYMAYWKSVILECLYHQNDKQLSIKKLSKLTGICPQDITSTLHHLRMLDFRNDQFVIVRREKLIQDHMAKLKLNLRPVVVDPECLRWTPVIVSNSVVSEDEEEEAEDGENEEQQQQQREREVEVIKSVSWEKKERESYFPLESEKKPDIVSPANSVRPNKQSLPLAGLPANNQMPRRGRRKNKQPRESFAEKDLKLLLEEKSAMARGGRCGECQEKAAAAAAAAAAASRERFGETEERTTSSQGQCGKCEEKSPAPRGHFGKDEEKSPISHGQYGKGEKPSVAQRYSEVWRGQLKTHESLKGRLSKECDRISRPHREGERTLPRHFSESSEEEGEEPVSPCSTSPPVLTKPTLKRKKPIPRKRRVRKRKYHNSSVVTETISETTEVLDEPFEDSDSERPMPQLEPTFEMEDEEDEEESELFPRGYLRRLSPQGSLRHRPSSKRGSQGGEESDDATGSPTLKPVSVLRKCEAKDSPLQPDTSTPMKKKKGWPKGKSRKPIHWKKRPGRKPGFKLKRGKVLAAATEEAADSTEATLKPGRKPKVQEKEEPVEQKEELLHVVEERKEEEEEEEEEEEEEGPPEVGDLGEEEEGAAASEARGASPLGSSSSSPAAEVKEPDVEEEVEKPQSLGEQRQSEEEQPEMEEPEREEEEEEEEEVAAVANQNEDHDADDEEDDGQVEPAKKNELEEQAATEGLKEEPDAQEPFLETSTQDSREEDVKNKSEGEADSEEEQASHETSVGSDPVPGSEDDQEEEQHAKEGLIELKEEEPIPHSELDLETVQAVQSLTQEEENNEHDVAYQDCEETLAACQNLQSYTQAEEDPQMSMVEDCQASEHNSPISSVQSHPSQSVRSVSSPSVPSALESGYTQISPEQGSLSAPSMQNMETSPMMDVPSVSDHSQQVVDSGFSDLGSIESTTENYENPSSYDSTMGGSICGNNSSQSSCSYGGLSSSSSLTQNSCVVTQQIASMGNSCSMMPQGSVQPATNCNIKSPQSCVVERPPSNQQPAAQPPQPQQPQQPQPPPPAQQQQPSLSQCSMNNSFTPAPMIMEIPESGSTGNISIYERIPGDFGAGGYSQPSATFSLAKLQQLTNTIMDPHAMPYSHSPAVTSYATSVSLSNTGLAQLAPSHPLAGTPQAQATMTPPPNLASTTMNLTSPLLQCNMSTTNIGIPHTQRLQGQMPVKGHISIRSKSAPLPSAAAHQQQLYGRSPPAVAMQAGPRALAVQRGMNMGVNLMPTAPYNVNSMNMNTLNAMNSYRMTQPMMNSSYHSNPAYMNQTAQYPMQMQMGMMGSQAYPQQPMQPNPHGNMMYTGPSHHSYMNAAGVPKQSLNGPYMRR